One window of the Ammospiza nelsoni isolate bAmmNel1 chromosome 17, bAmmNel1.pri, whole genome shotgun sequence genome contains the following:
- the TBC1D24 gene encoding TBC1 domain family member 24, giving the protein MDEYSRFVDWDKMDVSAQSQDTKELTCTDLHELKQLARQGYWAKNHSLRAKVYHKLISNIPCRTVTPDANVYRDIVGKIIGKRSSSSLPLPEFVDNSLIPTYCLNAEGVGAVRKIILCVANQFPDISFCPALPSVTALLLHYSKDEAECFEQVCRILACNDPSKRLIDQTFLAFESSCMTFGDLVNKYCQAAHKLMVAVSEDVLEVYSDWQRWLFGELPMVYVARIFDVFLVEGYKVLYRVALALLKFFHKVRAGQPMESDSIQQDIRAFVRDIAKSVSPERLLEKAFAIRLFSRKEIQLLQMANEKALQQKGITVKQKSLATPKRQNVHLAVHAENFKSEIVSVKEMRDIWSWIPERFALCQPLLLFTTLEHGCSLSRFYSHSEGHEPTLLLIKTTAKEVCGAYLSTDWSERRRGGNKLSFFGTGECFVFRLQPEVERYEWVIIKHPELASTGSETENHAQPASTTLSSSSIPSDPSDRLSPFLAARHFNLPSKTASMFMAGSSECIIVGGGDGQALYLDADLNHGRTSHCNTFNNQPLCSESFQISILEVWGFRDTMNG; this is encoded by the exons ATGGATGAATACAGCCGCTTTGTGGACTGGGACAAAATGGATGtgagtgcccagagccaggacaCAAAAGAGCTCACCTGCACAGACTTACATGAGCTCAAGCAGCTCGCCCGGCAGGGCTATTGGGCCAAAAACCACTCTCTGAGAGCCAAAGTGTACCACAAACTCATCAGCAATATCCCATGCCGTACAGTGACCCCAGATGCGAACGTGTACCGGGACATCGTGGGGAAGATCATTGGAAAacgcagcagcagctccctcccacTGCCAGAGTTCGTGGACAACAGCCTGATCCCCACGTACTGCCTGAACGCGGAGGGCGTCGGGGCCGTCAGGAAGATCATCCTGTGCGTCGCCAATCAGTTCCCGGACATCTCGTTCTGCCCGGCGCTGCCCTCGGTGACCGCGCTGCTCCTGCACTACAGCAAGGACGAGGCCGAGTGCTTCGAGCAGGTCTGTCGCATCCTGGCTTGCAATGACCCCTCCAAGCGGCTCATCGACCAGACCTTCCTGGCCTTTGAGTCCTCCTGCATGACCTTCGGGGACCTGGTGAACAAGTACTGCCAGGCAGCCCACAAGCTGATGGTGGCAGTGTCCGAGGACGTGCTGGAGGTGTACTCAGACTGGCAGCGGTGGCTCTTCGGAGAGCTCCCCATGGTGTACGTTGCGCGCATCTTTGACGTCTTCCTGGTGGAGGGGTACAAAGTTCTCTATCGTGTCGCGCTGGCTCTTCTGAAATTCTTTCACAAAGtcagagctgggcagcccaTGGAGTCTGACAGCATCCAGCAGGACATTCGAGCCTTTGTGAGGGATATCGCCAAGTCGGTGTCCCCAGAGAGGCTCCTGGAAAAAGCCTTTGCTATCCGCCTGTTCTCTCGGAAGGAGAtccagctcctgcagatggCCAATGAGAAGGCTTTGCAGCAGAAGGGCATCACAGTCAAACAGAAAAG TCTTGCAACTCCCAAAAG GCAGAATGTGCACTTGGCAGTTCATGCTGAGAATTTCAAATCAGAAATTGTCAGTGTGAAGGAGATGCGGGATATCTGGTCATGGATCCCAGAGCGGTTTGCActctgccagcccctcctgcttTTCACCACCTTAGAACATGGCTGTAGTCTGAGCAG GTTCTATTCCCACAGCGAGGGACACGAACCAACTCTGCTCCTCATCAAGACAACAGCGAAAGAG GTCTGTGGGGCTTACCTGTCCACTGACTGGAGCGAGCGCCGGCGAGGAGGGAACAAGCTGAGTTTCTTTGGAACGGGCGAGTGCTTTGTGTTTAGG ctgcaacCAGAAGTGGAACGCTACGAGTGGGTGATCATAAAACACCCAGAACTAGCCTCGACTGGATCAGAGACAGAAAACCATGCCCAGCCAGCTTCTACCACCCTTTCCTCCAGCAGCATTCCCTCAGATCCTTCAGATCGGCTTTCTCCCTTCTTAGCAGCCAGGCACTTCAACTTGCCTTCCAAAACAGCCTCCATGTTCATGGCTGGCAGCAGTGAGTGCATCATTGTAG GAGGTGGTGATGGCCAGGCTCTGTACCTTGATGCAGATCTGAACCATGGGAGAACCAGCCACTGCAACACTTTCAATAACCAGCCACTGTGTTCTGAAAGCTTCCAGATCTCCATCCTGGAAGTGTGGGGCTTCAGGGACACCATGAATGGTTGA